In the Arachis stenosperma cultivar V10309 chromosome 8, arast.V10309.gnm1.PFL2, whole genome shotgun sequence genome, TGGTCCACGTTGTTACCGTGAAGATACCTTAGGTAGGCGGAAACAGGGGACTCAGCGGCAGCGTGGACAGCAGGCAACGGcggaagaggagagagaggcgGCGCTGCTGGCCTGCCGAAGCCAGAAAAGCCTCCAAGGCCAGCAGCGTTGACGGCGGGCTGCGGAGGCGGCATCTGATGGGGGCGAAGCATAGAGGGCGGGCGGTTAGCAATCTGAGGAAGCGGAGGAGGGCGGATCCTCTGGAGACGGGAGCTCGGGGGCCTGGGCTGGTGAATGGGGGGAGGGGTGGAGATTCTTTCATGGGCCGGTGAGCCCGTGAGCTTCTGGACAACATCCCTGAAGTCGTTCTTGTTGATGTTGTAGACTGGTGGCTGGTGCTGCAGGTTCTGATGCTGCGACGACAGTTGAAGGCTGTTGTTGTTGGCGTTGGTGGTTGGGTTTTGATTCTGGTGGGCTTCGAAGGGGTTGGGCTTTTTAGCGACGGTGGTGCTGGTGGTGGCGGGTTTAGAGATCTTTTGAGAGAGCTTGTTGAGTTGCCTCAGGTAGTTGTCTCTGCTTGTGCTGTTACTTTGAGGTGCTGCTCCTTCTGCACTATCCATTTCCCACAACAACGCcactcttctcttctctcaAGATCTAAATGTTGCGACTTCTCTGCTGCTACCCTTTCTTTGCTCTTATCACACGCCCACACTATGAGAGACTAGGGACCCCAAAACTCTACACTCCTTCAATATTAATATTCTCTATATATACCTCTTTTTCCTTCAATAATTttctcttaattaattaatcagaGATAAATGTTGCAAGATGTGGATACTGAATAACTTTGAAAATGGTTGGGGAAAAAAAAGATGGAATATGTCTCTGTCTATTTGGTGCTTCTGTTCTTTCACTgcttttaataattaatatttatttttatttatttattttttcttttacaaaGGCTTCAAAGAAGAGAACAGGACAGAATGGCACaaaagaagggaatggcttccccttctctcttctttcattttctcCCCCTCCTTTTTCCGCTACTACTCTTATATCATCATGTGTATCTTATCTCCTACTAATAATTCATATATTAATTGCCTAACGTCACACTACACTCGGTGCTATGCTATGTGTCATAGACTCGTAACTCCAGTGAGACAAAAGCTGAATATTaccaaaataaaagataaaaaaatctCATCCAATTATTCTCGCTATCATAACCTTCGCTAAAACTAAAAAGGATTGCTGGATGAGTATTGTTTTTCAGAAATGTAACGCTAGACATTATcatttagttattaaattactAGCAGTATAGTAGTAGAGGGAGGGGACGATTCAATCATTCACGTGGAGTGTTTGGGTCAAAGTCACTGTTTTGGGTCAAACCTGTTAAGGATGCCTTCGGCTTTTGGCAGTGACCGGTTCGGCCACGACACAGAATCTTAAATCAGCTTATGCCCATTGCCCAGCACGAGAATGATGGCTCCACCCAAAAATAGAAAACACGAATATGGCCCTCATACACCCAAACCCAGAATCAACCAAGCCTTTACTATTTTTCACATTAATTTAGTTATAATAAGTGTCTTACTAAAGAAGTAAAGAAATGGATACTTAACCAACAAAAATAGAGATTAAAAAATTTACAGAGtcaaacatttttattaaaatttaatcagtaattaatcaataaaaaataaataattttatattattaaatataattttatattactaaaaatactaataataattaattaatatctacaaattataaaatttgttgTCTCTTAAGACCCTTGCGTATATTTAAAAAGTCTTGCCGAGCTTTCCTACAGTCATTAGAAACGAAGTTgatattttgtatatttttttcctTCATACTAATTTCTTTTAGAATAAGTGTATGTTTGGACGTtattattttgtaaaaaaaaaaaatttaataaaaaatattttttttaacatatttgacaaatttttagtaataaaaataaaaatattagtaaaatcaaaaaaatattttttttttagaagctctaatttacattttttttaaaagatcttttttccttaaaaaaaatgttttcatgtaataaataaacaaaaaagtacttttatattgttatacccaaacataattgatagataaaaagatctttttatatgagatatctaaacaaaaaattacttttacttctctataagatcttttaaaaaaaataactcaaaaaaagatattttcttaaaagCTCACCCAAACAAACTCTAATTCTTAAACATTTTTATCaagtaaaatattatatttttttgttaattaaataaattttaatttttatctattaTATTTTATAGCAATAGTTCAAATTTAagatgttttatttatttttaatttttaataacaatttaatttttaaaaaataatgtacTCTTTACTTTCTCAAAACTATTAATATTTGCCTTAATTCTCACCAAAAGAATTAATTTATCGCATTCCTTTATCGAG is a window encoding:
- the LOC130943434 gene encoding VQ motif-containing protein 9; the protein is MDSAEGAAPQSNSTSRDNYLRQLNKLSQKISKPATTSTTVAKKPNPFEAHQNQNPTTNANNNSLQLSSQHQNLQHQPPVYNINKNDFRDVVQKLTGSPAHERISTPPPIHQPRPPSSRLQRIRPPPLPQIANRPPSMLRPHQMPPPQPAVNAAGLGGFSGFGRPAAPPLSPLPPLPAVHAAAESPVSAYLRYLHGNNVDQSSKQFSGFSPLQPLVSPRWNSFNPPQPQPQSQHQPQSQSQPQPESKPQPQVASEQESQPPPQQIPLTHQAVVPSEAPAPPQPQPQPTVTSQAQFPFPSPPSPFGCLNSPFGLSSYPLLSPGLLFSPNSGQLGFPQLPLSPTVPVPSPRWRGL